One genomic segment of Arenicella xantha includes these proteins:
- the ffh gene encoding signal recognition particle protein — MFEQLGDRLQGTFKKIRGQARLTEDNIADAMREVRIALLEADVSLPVVKTFIGKVKQRAVGVDVSKSLNPGQMVIKIVQDELVDLMGAANDALNLAQTPPAVILVAGLQGAGKTTTVGKLANLLKQREGKRVMVVSADIYRPAAIEQLKTLADSIDVAYHPSSVDQNPVDIVNGAKTAAKNAVMDVLIIDTAGRLHVDAELMTEIQRVHAAANPIETLFVVDSMTGQDAVVSAKAFNDALPLTGVILTKTDGDARGGAALSIREVTGKPIKFLGIGEKIDGIEAFHPDRIASRILGMGDVMTLIEEAEQKVDKDKAEKLVNKLKKGKGFDLEDYRDQVSQMNNMGGIESLMGKLPGMGNLNLPTGAMGGMMGDMNKSVAIINSMTPKERQFPALIKGGRKKRIALGSGTQIQDVNKTLKQFTQMQKMMKKMGSKGKMMKMMRGMGNMPGMGGKFPPGGGGMPF; from the coding sequence ATGTTTGAGCAATTAGGTGACCGCCTTCAAGGCACCTTTAAAAAAATTCGTGGCCAAGCGCGCCTGACTGAAGACAATATCGCTGATGCTATGCGCGAAGTTAGAATCGCATTGCTTGAGGCTGATGTGTCCTTGCCGGTGGTCAAAACGTTTATCGGTAAGGTGAAGCAACGCGCTGTCGGCGTCGATGTTTCAAAGAGCCTGAATCCTGGTCAAATGGTGATCAAGATTGTTCAGGATGAACTGGTTGACCTAATGGGCGCGGCCAATGATGCATTGAATCTTGCACAAACTCCGCCCGCCGTAATTTTGGTGGCAGGCCTGCAAGGAGCAGGTAAAACCACCACTGTTGGAAAGTTAGCGAATCTTCTTAAGCAGCGCGAAGGCAAGCGAGTGATGGTGGTGAGCGCCGACATTTATCGTCCCGCGGCGATTGAACAATTAAAGACCTTGGCTGATTCGATTGATGTGGCCTATCATCCGAGTTCGGTTGATCAGAACCCAGTCGACATTGTTAATGGCGCAAAAACGGCGGCTAAAAATGCCGTTATGGATGTGCTAATCATTGACACCGCTGGTCGTTTGCACGTTGATGCTGAGTTGATGACGGAGATTCAACGCGTGCATGCTGCGGCCAATCCGATTGAGACACTGTTCGTGGTCGACAGTATGACTGGGCAAGACGCGGTAGTTTCCGCGAAGGCGTTTAATGATGCCTTGCCGTTAACCGGTGTGATTTTGACCAAGACTGATGGTGATGCGCGAGGTGGTGCTGCGCTGTCAATTCGAGAAGTAACCGGTAAGCCGATTAAGTTCCTTGGTATAGGTGAAAAGATCGACGGGATTGAAGCTTTTCATCCGGACAGGATTGCATCGCGCATTCTTGGTATGGGTGATGTGATGACCCTTATCGAAGAAGCTGAGCAAAAGGTTGATAAAGATAAGGCGGAAAAATTAGTTAATAAGCTCAAAAAAGGTAAGGGCTTTGATTTAGAAGATTACCGCGATCAAGTTTCGCAGATGAACAATATGGGCGGCATTGAAAGCCTTATGGGCAAGCTGCCTGGCATGGGAAATCTTAATCTTCCAACTGGCGCAATGGGCGGCATGATGGGGGATATGAATAAAAGTGTGGCGATCATCAATTCAATGACACCTAAAGAGCGGCAATTCCCGGCCTTGATTAAGGGTGGGCGAAAGAAACGGATCGCGCTTGGGTCGGGTACCCAAATTCAAGACGTGAATAAAACGCTTAAGCAGTTTACGCAAATGCAGAAGATGATGAAAAAAATGGGTAGCAAAGGAAAGATGATGAAAATGATGCGTGGTATGGGCAACATGCCGGGCATGGGCGGTAAGTTTCCACCGGGTGGTGGCGGAATGCCATTTTAG
- a CDS encoding SulP family inorganic anion transporter — MFENSSALRSSLKNDILSGLTVALALVPEAVAFAIIAGVEPLVGLYAAFMVGLITSIFGGRPGMISGATGAMAVVMVALVASHGVEYLFAAVVLTGIIQLAAGVLRIARFIRLVPHPVMLGFVNGLAIVILLAQLGQFGQPGEIGWAAGTFLEGSILDVAWLPTNQLTMMFGLVFLTMAIIHFLPKLTTSIPSSLVAILVVSLAVVGLNIDTRVVGDIASIAGGFPTLHIPAVPMSFETLRVIFPYAVVLAAIGLIESLLTLRLIDEITETRGNGNRECIGQGLANTVTGFFGGMGGCAMIGQSMINVNSGGRGRLSGITAALSLLAFILFASSLIEQIPIAALVGVMFIVVIGTFEWSSFRIIRRVPKQDAFVLITVSAVTVFTDLAVAVVVGVIISALVFAWNHAKEVRVEKRENRYGSHYYTVHGPLFFGSTAKFSEQFTPRDDNNDVIIDFADSRVVDHSGIEAIDALAMRYKKNGRSLHLIHLSRECKKLLKKAGDMVEVNVVEDPNYFVAIEDADWGDEPMVN; from the coding sequence ATGTTTGAAAACTCCTCTGCTCTGCGCAGCAGCTTGAAAAATGATATTTTATCCGGATTAACCGTTGCGTTGGCACTGGTGCCCGAAGCCGTTGCATTCGCGATCATTGCTGGAGTCGAACCATTGGTTGGCCTGTATGCAGCCTTTATGGTAGGTCTAATTACGTCGATATTCGGCGGCAGGCCTGGCATGATTTCAGGTGCAACAGGCGCCATGGCCGTGGTAATGGTCGCATTAGTAGCTAGCCATGGCGTTGAATACTTATTCGCCGCCGTTGTGCTCACCGGCATAATTCAGCTTGCCGCCGGCGTACTGCGTATTGCACGCTTTATTCGCTTAGTTCCACACCCGGTTATGTTGGGTTTTGTAAACGGTTTGGCGATCGTAATCCTGTTAGCACAACTTGGACAGTTCGGACAACCAGGCGAAATCGGCTGGGCCGCAGGCACATTCTTGGAAGGTAGCATTCTAGACGTCGCTTGGTTGCCAACCAACCAACTTACCATGATGTTCGGCTTAGTATTCTTGACCATGGCTATCATCCACTTTCTCCCAAAGTTGACCACATCTATTCCTTCGTCACTGGTCGCTATTCTGGTTGTCTCGCTGGCCGTAGTAGGTCTTAATATAGATACAAGAGTCGTTGGTGACATTGCCTCCATCGCCGGCGGCTTCCCTACATTGCATATCCCAGCAGTGCCGATGTCATTCGAAACACTCAGGGTAATCTTTCCTTATGCAGTGGTGTTAGCGGCAATTGGCCTGATTGAGTCTTTATTAACGCTACGCTTAATCGATGAGATTACCGAAACCCGCGGCAACGGCAACCGAGAGTGTATAGGCCAAGGCTTAGCCAATACTGTCACCGGCTTTTTCGGCGGCATGGGCGGTTGCGCAATGATTGGACAAAGCATGATTAACGTTAATTCTGGCGGTCGCGGACGACTCTCTGGCATTACTGCCGCCTTGTCTTTACTCGCATTCATTCTCTTTGCCTCGAGCCTGATCGAACAAATACCGATTGCAGCATTAGTCGGCGTTATGTTTATTGTTGTGATCGGCACGTTTGAGTGGAGTAGTTTTCGAATTATCCGACGCGTCCCAAAACAAGACGCATTCGTGCTCATCACAGTATCGGCAGTAACCGTGTTTACTGACTTAGCGGTGGCAGTGGTCGTCGGCGTGATTATTTCAGCCCTCGTATTCGCATGGAATCACGCTAAAGAGGTACGCGTAGAAAAACGCGAGAATCGCTATGGTTCGCATTACTACACAGTACATGGACCATTATTCTTTGGCTCAACTGCAAAATTTTCTGAGCAGTTCACGCCTCGCGATGACAATAACGATGTCATCATCGACTTTGCCGATTCACGCGTGGTGGACCATTCTGGGATCGAAGCAATTGATGCGCTTGCCATGCGCTATAAAAAGAACGGCCGCAGCCTCCACCTAATTCACCTCAGCCGCGAATGTAAAAAACTACTTAAAAAGGCTGGTGACATGGTTGAAGTTAATGTGGTTGAAGACCCAAATTACTTCGTTGCAATTGAAGATGCCGACTGGGGCGATGAACCAATGGTGAATTAA
- the rpsP gene encoding 30S ribosomal protein S16: MVTIRLARGGAKKRPFYGIMVADSRRSPRGRFIERVGFFNPRAVGGEERLRIDTDRVEHWISKGAQPSDRVANLLKQFAKGPEAIEAEKAKLTAAADAKKAAAEKAEAEGVKAKEAAAAEAKKAADAEAAEEAAPAAEEEAAAE; the protein is encoded by the coding sequence ATGGTAACAATTCGTTTAGCACGTGGCGGCGCCAAAAAACGTCCTTTCTACGGCATTATGGTTGCAGATTCACGTCGTTCACCACGCGGCCGTTTTATCGAGCGTGTTGGTTTTTTCAACCCTCGCGCCGTTGGTGGCGAAGAGCGGTTACGCATCGACACTGATCGTGTTGAGCATTGGATTAGCAAAGGTGCACAGCCTTCAGACCGTGTTGCCAACTTATTAAAGCAATTTGCTAAAGGTCCTGAAGCAATCGAAGCTGAGAAAGCTAAATTGACTGCCGCAGCTGACGCCAAAAAAGCGGCTGCAGAGAAAGCTGAAGCCGAAGGCGTGAAAGCTAAAGAAGCGGCCGCAGCTGAAGCAAAAAAAGCAGCTGACGCAGAGGCTGCTGAAGAAGCGGCACCTGCTGCTGAAGAAGAAGCAGCAGCTGAGTAA
- the rimM gene encoding ribosome maturation factor RimM (Essential for efficient processing of 16S rRNA) — protein sequence MYVELGKIVGVWGVKGWIKLHSYTRQRADIGQYETWYLQAPRSKDEPSPISVLNCREQGQGMVAQFDGVNDRDQAQAFNGQRILVKQSDLPPLPDGEYYWQQLIGLTVSNADNTIGTIKSILETGANDVLVCKSINDGEPEILIPYTDEVVLEVDLGQGTMTVDWDPSYLLD from the coding sequence ATGTATGTCGAGCTCGGAAAAATAGTTGGCGTCTGGGGTGTTAAGGGTTGGATTAAGCTTCACTCTTACACTCGACAGCGCGCTGATATAGGTCAGTATGAGACGTGGTACTTGCAGGCGCCACGCTCTAAAGACGAACCAAGCCCTATCTCAGTATTAAATTGCCGAGAGCAGGGGCAAGGTATGGTGGCTCAGTTTGACGGTGTTAATGATCGTGACCAAGCGCAGGCCTTCAATGGTCAGCGCATACTGGTTAAGCAGAGCGATTTACCACCGCTGCCGGATGGTGAGTATTATTGGCAACAACTTATCGGTTTAACCGTAAGCAATGCCGACAATACCATTGGCACGATAAAGTCGATTCTTGAAACCGGTGCCAATGACGTATTGGTTTGCAAGAGTATCAATGACGGTGAACCCGAAATACTCATTCCTTATACTGATGAGGTTGTGTTGGAGGTTGATCTTGGGCAAGGCACAATGACGGTTGACTGGGATCCAAGTTACTTACTTGACTAA
- the trmD gene encoding tRNA (guanosine(37)-N1)-methyltransferase TrmD yields the protein MDCHVISIFPDMFRAISEHGVIGRAIGQSILSLTIHNPRDYADDKHNTVDARPFGGGPGMVMKPEPMSKVINAAKAAAGPEAKVIYLSPQGKQFDHAAAQDFASRQSLVLLAGRYEGIDERVLDSLVDEEWSIGDYVLSGGELPAMVMIDAVARLLPESLGNSASAQQDSFVKGLLDCPHYTKPREFGGKVVPDVLLSGDHQAIERWREQQALGRTWQRRPELLEELELTDEQVRLLDEYKRNLDGTSFEQ from the coding sequence GTGGATTGTCATGTTATATCGATTTTTCCAGACATGTTTAGAGCGATTTCTGAGCATGGTGTGATAGGTCGAGCAATTGGTCAAAGCATATTGTCGCTGACTATCCATAATCCACGAGATTATGCTGATGATAAGCACAATACGGTCGACGCAAGACCATTTGGTGGTGGACCGGGTATGGTGATGAAGCCAGAACCCATGAGCAAAGTGATCAATGCAGCGAAAGCTGCAGCAGGACCAGAGGCTAAGGTTATTTACTTGAGCCCACAGGGTAAGCAATTTGATCACGCTGCGGCACAAGATTTTGCATCACGCCAGTCTTTAGTGTTACTGGCGGGGCGCTATGAAGGAATTGATGAACGAGTGCTAGATTCGTTGGTTGATGAAGAATGGTCGATTGGTGACTATGTGCTTTCAGGTGGGGAGCTTCCCGCTATGGTGATGATTGACGCAGTAGCGCGTTTGTTGCCGGAGAGTTTAGGTAATAGTGCTTCGGCACAGCAAGATTCTTTTGTAAAAGGCTTGTTAGATTGCCCGCATTACACCAAGCCACGCGAGTTTGGTGGCAAAGTCGTTCCAGATGTGTTGCTAAGTGGTGACCATCAAGCCATTGAGCGATGGCGTGAGCAACAGGCGTTAGGCCGTACATGGCAGCGACGACCTGAATTGCTTGAAGAATTAGAGCTAACAGATGAACAGGTTCGTTTGTTGGATGAATATAAGCGTAATTTAGACGGTACTTCCTTTGAGCAATAA
- the rplS gene encoding 50S ribosomal protein L19, with product MTNIIDEINNEQMSTNIPDFGPGDTVVVQVKIKEGTRERLQAYEGVVIAKRNRGLHSAFTVRKISYGEGVERVFQTHSPMIDSVTVKRRGAVRRAKLYYLRELTGRAARIKEKLN from the coding sequence ATGACTAACATAATTGACGAAATCAACAACGAACAGATGAGCACCAACATCCCTGACTTCGGTCCAGGCGATACAGTTGTGGTTCAAGTGAAAATTAAGGAAGGCACTCGCGAGCGTTTGCAAGCCTATGAAGGTGTGGTTATCGCTAAGCGTAATCGTGGCCTGCATTCTGCATTTACGGTACGTAAAATTTCCTACGGTGAAGGTGTTGAGCGAGTATTTCAAACACATAGCCCAATGATTGATTCTGTGACTGTTAAGCGTCGCGGTGCGGTTCGTCGTGCCAAGCTATATTACTTGCGCGAGTTGACTGGTCGTGCAGCACGCATCAAAGAAAAGTTGAACTAA
- a CDS encoding amidohydrolase: MPKLFRALTILIGVLSLNSCSTEPAETIYLAREIVTMDTSNPSAQAVYVKDQKIAALGSLAQLQLDYPSATVDNTFENQVILPGLIDPHVHMILGAMIYSRPFTPPWDMPTPDGLVAGLPNKASLLARLRELDAELAEGDPLITYGYHNLVHGDLTKQDLDTVSSTRPILIWHYSGHDFYLNSAALKWADVDKSLSEQFVGIDLDDNGELTGRLYEDAPKYLFNKLAMHILTPNNIGRGFTGFEKMLARSGVTTVAELGYGLFGRRLEDIYYFLEYTESDPYRLYLVPEHRAFYDAYQEDTVATITDLASNTESSGTPQVLPQVKFFTDAAFYSQTMRLDEPGYLSGQSAGTQGLWVTPQPGLAEAMNPYWKAGIQIRIHSNGDAAQSATLQAFSELQQRSPMPKQRFVIEHAGLLNPSHIKSISRLNGGVSAASHYVYYMGDDYREALGDRVAQITPLASLKRASVPSSLHSDAPLAPPSPLQAAAVHITRETRHNNVSTDSEALTPYQALQAITIDAAWALGLEKELGSISLGKQADFTIVADNPLSVAAAKWKDIGIWGVVLRGEKRPVDSAN, translated from the coding sequence ATGCCTAAGTTATTCAGAGCTCTTACAATTTTAATAGGCGTGCTTAGCTTAAATAGTTGCTCCACTGAGCCAGCGGAGACGATCTATCTGGCTCGAGAGATAGTCACAATGGATACGTCAAACCCTTCGGCACAGGCAGTTTACGTTAAGGACCAAAAAATCGCTGCACTGGGCAGTCTGGCTCAACTGCAGCTTGATTACCCCAGCGCAACCGTGGATAACACATTTGAAAACCAAGTAATCCTGCCCGGCTTAATAGACCCGCACGTGCATATGATTCTAGGCGCGATGATTTACTCACGCCCCTTCACTCCACCATGGGATATGCCAACGCCAGATGGCTTGGTTGCCGGCCTACCCAACAAGGCGAGCCTACTTGCACGATTACGCGAATTAGATGCGGAACTAGCAGAAGGCGACCCGCTAATAACCTATGGTTATCATAATTTAGTGCACGGTGACTTAACCAAGCAAGACCTAGACACTGTTTCCAGCACTAGACCGATCCTTATATGGCATTACTCAGGACACGACTTCTATTTAAATAGCGCAGCCCTTAAATGGGCCGATGTTGACAAATCTCTGAGCGAACAATTTGTTGGCATTGACCTAGACGACAACGGAGAATTAACCGGACGCTTATACGAGGATGCGCCAAAATACCTGTTCAATAAACTCGCCATGCATATATTGACGCCAAACAACATTGGTCGCGGGTTCACTGGATTCGAGAAGATGCTAGCGCGTTCCGGTGTCACAACGGTGGCCGAGTTAGGGTATGGCTTATTTGGCCGACGACTTGAAGACATCTACTACTTTCTTGAATACACGGAAAGTGACCCTTATCGCTTGTACCTAGTGCCCGAGCATCGAGCGTTTTATGACGCCTACCAAGAAGATACCGTCGCCACTATCACTGACCTTGCCAGTAATACTGAGTCAAGCGGTACGCCGCAAGTCTTGCCACAAGTGAAATTTTTTACCGACGCCGCATTCTACTCACAGACGATGCGACTCGATGAACCGGGGTACCTAAGTGGTCAATCAGCTGGGACTCAAGGACTGTGGGTCACTCCCCAGCCGGGTTTAGCCGAGGCTATGAATCCCTATTGGAAGGCAGGAATTCAAATCCGTATTCATTCGAACGGTGATGCTGCCCAGTCCGCTACCTTACAGGCCTTTTCCGAATTACAGCAACGCTCGCCAATGCCTAAGCAACGCTTTGTCATCGAACATGCCGGGCTTCTCAACCCGTCACACATCAAGTCAATTTCACGTCTTAACGGCGGAGTATCTGCCGCTAGCCATTACGTGTATTACATGGGCGATGACTACCGAGAGGCATTGGGCGATCGCGTGGCACAAATCACCCCGCTTGCGTCACTAAAGCGAGCGTCGGTTCCATCATCGCTCCACTCTGACGCGCCATTGGCGCCACCATCACCATTGCAGGCCGCTGCGGTACATATAACGCGCGAAACAAGACATAACAATGTATCAACTGACAGTGAGGCCCTTACGCCGTACCAGGCGTTGCAAGCGATCACCATTGATGCCGCATGGGCGCTGGGGCTGGAAAAAGAGTTGGGCTCAATTTCGCTTGGCAAGCAAGCTGACTTCACAATAGTGGCGGACAACCCTCTGTCAGTCGCCGCCGCAAAATGGAAAGATATTGGCATTTGGGGCGTGGTACTACGTGGCGAAAAACGACCTGTCGACAGCGCTAATTAA
- a CDS encoding 1-acyl-sn-glycerol-3-phosphate acyltransferase codes for MLKHLISTASAIWVISSLLLGVVVLIPVSIIRALCPAQPVVRGCDYLVDRIYRYAVWMDSFWMQRVVGIRLVINGEFNAHPAPIVICNHQSWFDIPLVQEVITGHGPIVKFLVKRELVWLPIVGWICLALNFPRVRRNKDSSSRENDFSIIQKATQKHSQSQGALLVFPEGTRYTKAKKDAQQVTYQHLLLPKSGGLKIIKQHVAPDTPLIDITIDYHQQNVNIWNCLHGDPRIITITLSHFQLREIDDVEIWLNQRWSEKDKLFASKADMTASFD; via the coding sequence ATGCTTAAACATCTAATCAGCACCGCCTCGGCTATCTGGGTCATTAGCAGCCTGCTGCTTGGTGTAGTCGTGTTGATTCCGGTTTCAATTATTCGAGCGCTCTGCCCGGCGCAACCAGTGGTTCGCGGCTGCGATTACTTGGTAGATCGAATCTATCGCTATGCAGTATGGATGGACAGTTTTTGGATGCAACGCGTGGTCGGTATCAGGCTAGTGATTAACGGAGAGTTTAACGCTCACCCAGCACCGATTGTTATCTGTAACCACCAATCATGGTTTGATATTCCGCTCGTGCAAGAAGTCATTACCGGCCACGGACCAATTGTTAAGTTTCTGGTTAAACGTGAATTAGTGTGGCTACCAATCGTTGGCTGGATTTGTTTAGCATTAAACTTCCCTCGCGTGCGACGCAATAAGGACAGCAGCAGTCGCGAGAATGATTTCTCAATTATCCAAAAAGCCACGCAAAAGCATTCTCAATCTCAAGGTGCGCTGTTGGTCTTTCCGGAAGGAACACGGTACACAAAGGCCAAGAAAGATGCCCAGCAGGTTACATATCAACATCTTCTACTACCTAAGTCGGGGGGGCTAAAAATCATTAAGCAACACGTTGCACCAGACACCCCTTTGATCGATATAACAATTGACTACCATCAGCAGAATGTCAATATATGGAATTGCTTGCATGGTGACCCGCGCATTATCACCATCACACTCAGCCATTTTCAACTACGAGAAATTGATGATGTCGAGATTTGGTTAAACCAGCGCTGGTCGGAGAAAGACAAGCTGTTTGCCAGCAAGGCTGACATGACTGCTAGCTTTGACTAA
- the nadC gene encoding carboxylating nicotinate-nucleotide diphosphorylase: MQHPLPNQKVIKRLVKYALREDIGSGDLTARLTPKKSLIDGKIITREVGVVCGTAWVDEVFRKVGKRHKTEIKIDWKVADGDQVEPNQVLCRFEGRAHPILSGERTALNILQTLSGTATIARTYADAIAHTKARLLDTRKTLPMMREAQKYAVLCGGGVNHRMGLYDGIIIKENHLRSGKSLERIVADAIASMPEGTLVELEVENMEELKRGLHAGAKRIMLDDFSLDDMREAVNLTGNQADLEASGGVTLSSIAAIAETGVDFISSGSITKHVRALDLSMLFDYQ, from the coding sequence ATGCAACACCCGCTACCAAACCAAAAAGTAATAAAACGACTCGTGAAATATGCACTTCGCGAGGACATTGGAAGCGGCGATTTGACCGCTCGACTAACCCCGAAGAAAAGCTTGATTGACGGTAAAATCATTACACGTGAAGTCGGCGTTGTATGCGGAACAGCTTGGGTAGACGAAGTATTTCGCAAAGTCGGAAAACGACATAAGACCGAGATCAAAATCGATTGGAAAGTGGCCGACGGCGACCAAGTTGAACCCAATCAGGTTCTGTGTCGGTTCGAAGGCCGCGCGCATCCCATACTATCCGGCGAGCGCACCGCACTGAATATATTACAAACACTGTCCGGCACAGCCACTATTGCTCGAACCTATGCCGACGCTATAGCCCACACCAAAGCTCGCTTATTAGACACACGCAAGACCTTACCAATGATGCGTGAGGCACAGAAATACGCAGTATTATGTGGTGGTGGCGTTAATCACCGCATGGGCCTATACGACGGCATTATCATTAAAGAAAATCACCTACGAAGCGGCAAAAGCTTAGAACGTATTGTTGCCGACGCCATTGCATCAATGCCTGAAGGCACCTTGGTTGAGCTTGAAGTTGAGAATATGGAAGAGCTAAAGCGTGGTCTACATGCGGGCGCCAAACGCATCATGTTGGATGATTTCAGTTTGGACGATATGCGCGAAGCGGTAAACCTTACCGGCAACCAAGCCGACCTCGAAGCTTCCGGCGGAGTAACCTTAAGTAGCATCGCCGCGATCGCGGAAACTGGGGTAGATTTTATCTCGTCGGGGTCAATTACCAAGCACGTTCGCGCGTTAGATTTATCGATGCTGTTCGATTATCAATAG